The Saxibacter everestensis genome has a window encoding:
- a CDS encoding phosphotransferase family protein — MNPADSRLLVADPDLPALRPVLDPEVLCALVGYPAVVSRIRYKPGTSIVAKLSHDAGGADDWIAGYAPHALAKLEKLGDGARVLQLPDGPGYAAVGPLRADRALHRPLRRLESDWQLVRYNPNRRAVLRVESRFGQLAVKVTRPSQQADAAVTSHLSASHDWVLPPVAGYAGADHGVTATSWWGKANLADLPETKTAETAGRALAAIHGGAAPDWLPLRQPSRLSHRLHNQLKAIKHILPDSLGAATASLGRISGRISELPQSTGLVHGDFSADQVLVDDAEVRFVDFDRAMAGPQLMDLGSFAAAAILDDQEFLTAGLLEGYAAGGGGTSFRMDDLAAWTAFGVALRLLEPFRDRESGWDEQLRHRLDLIDGLL; from the coding sequence ATGAACCCCGCCGACAGCAGACTCCTCGTCGCCGATCCGGACCTGCCCGCGCTGCGGCCGGTTCTGGATCCAGAGGTACTGTGCGCGCTGGTCGGCTATCCGGCCGTGGTGAGCAGAATCCGGTACAAGCCCGGAACCTCAATTGTGGCAAAACTCAGTCATGATGCCGGGGGCGCCGATGACTGGATCGCGGGGTATGCTCCGCACGCGCTCGCCAAACTGGAAAAGCTCGGCGATGGCGCCCGGGTGCTGCAGCTACCGGACGGTCCGGGCTATGCGGCGGTGGGCCCGCTGCGGGCGGATCGTGCCTTGCACCGGCCGCTGCGCCGGCTCGAATCTGACTGGCAGCTGGTCAGGTACAACCCGAACCGCCGTGCCGTGCTGCGGGTCGAAAGCCGGTTCGGTCAGCTTGCAGTGAAAGTGACCAGGCCAAGCCAACAGGCCGACGCCGCGGTCACCAGCCACCTCTCTGCCAGCCATGACTGGGTGCTGCCGCCCGTCGCAGGTTATGCCGGAGCGGATCATGGCGTCACAGCCACCTCCTGGTGGGGCAAAGCCAACCTTGCCGATCTGCCGGAAACCAAAACAGCCGAAACGGCCGGCCGCGCCCTCGCCGCCATCCACGGCGGAGCTGCCCCCGACTGGCTGCCCCTGCGGCAACCAAGCCGGCTCTCGCACCGCTTGCACAACCAGCTGAAGGCGATCAAGCACATTCTGCCGGACAGCCTGGGCGCGGCGACCGCTTCTCTCGGCAGAATCTCTGGTCGGATATCGGAGCTGCCGCAATCCACTGGCCTGGTGCACGGGGACTTTTCAGCGGATCAGGTTCTGGTCGATGACGCCGAGGTGCGGTTTGTCGATTTCGACCGGGCTATGGCCGGACCTCAGCTGATGGACCTGGGCAGCTTCGCGGCTGCAGCCATCCTCGATGATCAGGAATTCCTGACTGCCGGGTTGCTCGAGGGTTATGCGGCAGGCGGCGGAGGAACCAGCTTCCGGATGGACGACCTGGCTGCCTGGACTGCATTCGGCGTGGCGTTGCGCCTGCTGGAGCCCTTTCGCGACCGTGAGTCCGGCTGGGATGAGCAGCTGAGGCATCGGCTCGACCTGATCGACGGGCTGCTCTGA
- a CDS encoding response regulator: MSTIRVLIADDHSAIRAGLRMILESCEDIEVVAEAGDGATALRMAEACKPDVILMDIRMPGLDGIATTRQLVQESAARVIMLTTFDIDDYIFAALKAGAAGFLLKSIEAPALIDAIRTAHAGDGVLSPAVTKKVLLRFASLPEAPVAPELPAELSGLTEREFDVLRCLGAGLSNVQIARRLVVAETTVKTHVSRVLSKLQLSSRVQVALFCREHGIDAVEAN; the protein is encoded by the coding sequence GTGAGTACGATCCGTGTGCTGATCGCCGATGACCACAGTGCGATCCGAGCAGGACTTCGGATGATCCTGGAGTCGTGCGAAGATATCGAGGTCGTGGCCGAAGCCGGCGACGGTGCCACCGCGCTCCGGATGGCCGAAGCCTGCAAGCCGGACGTGATCCTGATGGACATCCGGATGCCGGGGCTCGACGGCATCGCGACAACCCGCCAACTAGTGCAGGAATCGGCCGCCCGGGTCATCATGCTGACCACTTTCGACATCGACGACTACATTTTCGCCGCGCTGAAGGCCGGTGCAGCCGGCTTCCTGCTCAAGTCGATCGAGGCACCGGCACTGATCGACGCCATACGCACCGCCCATGCCGGTGACGGCGTGCTATCCCCCGCCGTGACAAAGAAAGTTCTGCTCAGGTTTGCCAGCCTGCCGGAGGCTCCAGTGGCACCGGAGCTCCCGGCCGAGCTTTCCGGACTCACCGAACGTGAGTTCGATGTGCTGCGGTGTCTCGGGGCCGGCTTGAGCAATGTCCAGATCGCGCGCCGGCTGGTCGTGGCGGAAACAACCGTGAAAACGCATGTCTCGCGCGTGCTGTCGAAACTTCAACTGAGTTCACGGGTTCAGGTGGCGCTGTTCTGCCGGGAGCACGGAATCGACGCCGTGGAGGCAAACTGA
- a CDS encoding sensor histidine kinase, translating to MSRGITAGISRSDAATAALYFVFVTLLHLSGYAEDLLNLNRGVPLMPWLLALAIGCFGVLFRSSRLPVMLLVTGTGIALDLALGLSLTSVFLIYEMLFAATLGGGPRLSRVAEYTGFAGAAGMLVGSLVLSQDWRISLVFALQGLLIFVVPVHWASNVREHRNVAIAERAKAEAERLSAARAAELAELDLQLALTAERSQMARDLHDVIAGHLSAIAIQSEAALNQRGAELSRRVMTAVRENSIAALAEMRSMIDLLNEEARGPGEDTPENSAGDLGAIDSLLASAAAAGLRINSDFVLHHLRDVPRTVSLTAYRIVQEALTNVMKHAPGSDVWLRLTLERSALQIMVRNSVSSAQRNTETEGKGLKNMTIRANRLGGSLAVESDHGIWAIHAELPFDGALV from the coding sequence ATGAGCAGAGGCATAACCGCCGGGATATCCAGGTCCGATGCGGCAACGGCGGCCCTGTACTTCGTGTTCGTCACCCTGCTGCATCTCTCGGGTTACGCGGAAGATCTGCTCAACCTGAATCGCGGCGTTCCGCTTATGCCCTGGCTACTCGCTCTCGCGATCGGCTGCTTCGGCGTGCTGTTCCGCAGTAGCAGACTTCCGGTAATGCTGCTGGTTACCGGCACCGGCATAGCACTCGACCTGGCACTGGGGCTGAGCCTGACCAGCGTCTTCCTGATCTACGAAATGCTCTTCGCGGCAACGTTGGGCGGTGGACCTCGGTTGAGCCGTGTCGCCGAGTACACCGGTTTCGCCGGCGCGGCCGGCATGCTGGTCGGGTCATTGGTATTGAGCCAGGACTGGCGGATTTCCCTTGTTTTCGCGCTGCAGGGACTGTTGATCTTCGTGGTGCCCGTGCATTGGGCCAGCAATGTTCGTGAGCACCGGAACGTGGCGATCGCCGAACGGGCCAAGGCTGAAGCCGAACGGCTGAGCGCCGCCCGGGCGGCAGAGCTGGCCGAGCTCGATCTGCAGCTTGCGCTGACGGCCGAACGATCGCAAATGGCCCGCGATCTGCACGATGTGATCGCCGGACATCTGTCCGCGATCGCGATCCAGTCCGAGGCGGCCCTGAATCAACGCGGCGCCGAGCTGAGCCGCAGGGTAATGACGGCGGTTCGGGAGAACAGTATCGCGGCACTGGCCGAGATGCGGTCGATGATCGATCTGCTCAACGAGGAAGCACGCGGCCCCGGCGAGGACACACCGGAAAACAGCGCCGGTGACCTTGGCGCCATCGATTCGCTGCTCGCCTCTGCCGCCGCCGCAGGCCTCCGAATCAATTCGGACTTTGTACTCCATCATCTACGCGATGTGCCGAGGACGGTCAGTCTCACGGCTTACCGAATAGTCCAGGAGGCGCTGACCAACGTGATGAAGCACGCTCCGGGCTCCGACGTCTGGCTCCGGTTGACCCTTGAACGTTCCGCCCTGCAGATCATGGTCCGGAACTCGGTTTCCTCCGCGCAGCGGAATACCGAAACAGAAGGAAAGGGATTGAAGAACATGACAATCCGCGCGAACCGGCTGGGCGGGTCTCTTGCCGTCGAATCCGATCACGGGATCTGGGCTATCCATGCCGAACTCCCGTTCGACGGGGCGTTGGTGTGA
- a CDS encoding MFS transporter gives MTEQKKPLAGQIDPDRALAERRAAPHNVAAALTQGPMEVLDFMLPLFAGGMLGASPAQVGLLAGTETLVSLLARPIAGHAADRGNRLRLAGFGAALYGLSLLGYALTPSVLPAYLAAVLGGIGGAVFWVSLRSALAERSASDHAVFARLLESEGSGSWIAFVVAIPVAGALGYQAVFALGAVSCFAAAIALGRASGRERAATLADLTGNGPPAVISASGLTQKLRPILLLVAGVAFAESAVGLLLLFLLQREHQLQLGEIAMVFLPGFIVFTTAPGMMHRLVRRYGRRGMLIVAYVCSAVFAAALSLAPDPIVLAALWVLSAACWAVTIPVQQGVIAELSADMPGRGFGRYESAELLGATAGLVLAGVSYPLPGGWLLACLSCAAVLVAAAVAAPFALRSRMVANLPGAEPSTAEAPTVQAAETSLGHAAETPSVHVAETLSGPKTEPGTEGPSATSSRDSTPKLKNRGKSYMRNWLIHTAIFVIAQIVFASTAVSWPWEVLQGNLPPTSILSSSGENPGIWPHTSRIWTIVWIVDTIWTLASGGRRSGRGAGEGGSSPRGAGRG, from the coding sequence GTGACCGAGCAGAAGAAACCCCTCGCCGGGCAGATCGATCCCGACAGGGCCTTGGCGGAGCGTCGAGCAGCGCCACACAACGTCGCGGCGGCGTTGACGCAGGGACCGATGGAGGTGCTCGACTTCATGTTGCCGCTTTTCGCCGGCGGCATGCTGGGTGCCTCGCCGGCCCAGGTCGGACTGCTGGCCGGAACCGAAACCCTGGTCTCACTATTGGCGCGCCCGATCGCCGGGCACGCCGCCGATCGAGGCAATCGGCTTCGCCTGGCTGGATTCGGTGCGGCGTTGTACGGCCTATCGCTTCTCGGTTATGCGCTGACGCCGTCCGTGCTGCCCGCCTATCTGGCCGCGGTCCTCGGAGGAATCGGTGGCGCGGTGTTCTGGGTGAGCCTTCGCTCGGCGCTTGCCGAACGTTCCGCGTCCGACCATGCCGTGTTCGCGCGTCTGCTGGAATCGGAAGGCAGCGGTAGCTGGATCGCGTTTGTGGTCGCCATCCCGGTGGCAGGCGCCCTTGGATACCAGGCGGTCTTCGCGCTCGGGGCTGTCTCCTGCTTCGCTGCCGCGATCGCACTGGGCCGGGCATCGGGACGAGAGCGCGCAGCTACCCTGGCCGACCTCACTGGCAACGGTCCTCCGGCCGTGATCAGCGCAAGCGGACTGACCCAGAAATTGCGGCCGATTCTGCTTCTGGTCGCGGGAGTAGCCTTTGCCGAATCCGCGGTCGGCCTGCTCCTGCTCTTCCTGCTGCAGCGCGAACATCAGTTGCAGCTCGGCGAGATCGCGATGGTGTTTCTGCCGGGCTTCATAGTGTTCACCACCGCGCCGGGCATGATGCACAGGTTGGTGAGGCGCTATGGCCGGCGCGGAATGCTCATCGTCGCCTATGTCTGCAGCGCGGTATTCGCCGCCGCCTTGTCGCTTGCGCCCGACCCGATCGTCCTGGCTGCACTCTGGGTGCTTTCGGCCGCCTGCTGGGCGGTGACGATTCCGGTCCAGCAGGGCGTAATCGCGGAGCTATCGGCAGATATGCCGGGGCGGGGATTCGGCCGCTACGAAAGCGCCGAACTGCTCGGGGCCACCGCGGGCCTTGTGCTGGCGGGCGTCAGCTATCCGTTGCCTGGCGGTTGGTTGCTTGCCTGTCTATCGTGCGCGGCGGTGCTGGTTGCGGCAGCTGTGGCCGCTCCATTCGCGCTGCGCAGCCGGATGGTGGCGAACCTGCCCGGCGCAGAGCCGTCAACGGCGGAAGCACCGACCGTTCAGGCGGCGGAAACTTCGCTGGGCCACGCGGCGGAAACACCGTCCGTTCATGTGGCGGAAACACTCTCCGGACCGAAGACCGAGCCTGGCACGGAAGGTCCGTCCGCAACTTCGTCCAGGGACTCGACCCCAAAGCTAAAGAACCGAGGAAAGAGCTATATGCGTAATTGGCTGATTCATACCGCCATCTTCGTCATTGCCCAGATCGTATTTGCGTCCACGGCGGTCTCCTGGCCGTGGGAAGTTCTGCAGGGGAACCTGCCGCCGACCAGCATCCTGTCCAGCTCCGGCGAAAACCCAGGAATCTGGCCGCACACCAGCAGGATATGGACCATCGTGTGGATCGTCGACACGATCTGGACATTGGCGAGTGGCGGCCGGCGATCGGGTCGCGGTGCGGGGGAGGGCGGCTCGAGCCCCAGGGGTGCGGGACGAGGCTAG
- a CDS encoding mycothione reductase has protein sequence MTHYDLIIIGTGSGNSVLDQRYDGLKVAIVEKGTFGGTCLNVGCIPTKMFVYSAEVAGTVRDSARFGVDASVNSVHWPEIRDRIFGRIDPIAEGGRKYRAEDSPNVTVYASQAHFTERKSLETADGRTLSADKIVIATGSHVSLPPVDGLTDDVIANPALPVHTSDTVMRLESLPGSMLVLGSGYIAAEMAHIFSALGTRVTLIARSGVLLSAQDGDISRRFTEDVTDRWDVRFNASTQSVRATPSGIELDYTDFDGECATVAADVLLVATGRRPSTDALRLDAAGYDTHIDGRVAVDQYQRVLTDGNPVDGVFALGDASSEYQLKHVANHEARVVAENLLAAEEGELISHDHRFVPSAVFSHPQIASVGLTEEQARHAGINYVTVVQDYGSVAYGWAMEDSRSFAKLIADKSTGQLIGAHIIGGSASMIIQPMIQAMAFGIPAKDLARGQYWIHPALPEVLENALLELQL, from the coding sequence GTGACTCACTACGACCTGATCATCATCGGAACCGGCTCGGGCAACTCGGTTTTGGACCAGCGCTACGACGGGCTCAAGGTCGCCATCGTCGAGAAGGGCACCTTCGGCGGGACGTGTCTCAATGTCGGCTGCATCCCCACCAAGATGTTCGTTTACTCCGCCGAGGTGGCCGGCACGGTCCGCGACTCAGCACGGTTCGGGGTCGACGCCTCGGTGAACTCAGTGCATTGGCCTGAAATCCGGGACCGGATCTTCGGCCGGATCGACCCGATCGCCGAAGGCGGACGCAAGTACCGCGCAGAGGACAGCCCGAATGTCACTGTGTATGCGAGCCAGGCTCATTTCACCGAGCGTAAGTCGCTGGAGACCGCCGACGGACGAACGCTGAGCGCGGACAAGATCGTGATCGCCACCGGCTCCCATGTCAGCTTGCCGCCCGTCGATGGCCTGACCGACGACGTCATCGCCAATCCCGCACTGCCGGTGCACACCTCGGACACGGTGATGCGGCTCGAGAGCCTGCCCGGGAGCATGCTTGTCCTTGGTAGTGGTTACATTGCCGCCGAAATGGCGCATATCTTCTCGGCTCTCGGCACCAGGGTGACGCTTATCGCCCGTTCCGGCGTGCTGCTGAGCGCGCAGGACGGCGACATCAGCCGACGGTTCACCGAAGACGTCACCGATCGATGGGACGTGCGCTTCAACGCCTCGACCCAGAGCGTTCGGGCGACCCCGTCCGGTATCGAGCTCGACTACACAGACTTCGATGGCGAATGCGCTACCGTCGCGGCCGATGTACTGCTGGTGGCGACCGGACGACGTCCGTCGACCGACGCACTGCGGCTGGATGCCGCCGGCTATGACACCCACATCGATGGCCGGGTAGCGGTCGACCAATATCAACGGGTGCTCACCGACGGCAATCCCGTAGACGGCGTCTTCGCGCTGGGCGACGCTAGCTCTGAGTACCAGCTGAAGCATGTCGCCAACCATGAAGCCCGGGTCGTCGCCGAAAACCTGCTGGCAGCCGAGGAAGGCGAGCTGATCAGCCACGACCACCGCTTCGTTCCCTCGGCCGTTTTCTCGCACCCCCAGATAGCCTCGGTCGGGCTGACCGAGGAACAGGCCAGGCACGCGGGAATCAACTACGTCACTGTCGTCCAGGACTACGGCTCGGTCGCCTACGGCTGGGCAATGGAGGACAGCAGAAGCTTCGCGAAACTGATCGCTGACAAGTCCACAGGTCAACTCATCGGCGCGCATATCATCGGCGGATCAGCCTCGATGATCATCCAGCCGATGATCCAGGCCATGGCGTTCGGCATCCCCGCGAAGGACCTGGCGCGTGGACAGTACTGGATCCACCCGGCGCTACCCGAGGTACTTGAGAACGCCCTGCTTGAACTCCAGCTCTAG